The following proteins are co-located in the Phaeacidiphilus oryzae TH49 genome:
- a CDS encoding GxGYxYP domain-containing protein — protein sequence MVDLTTASTADQLLFATLQGVVNRARPRIALLRPADEGETTWLDGIGVPSRTVGDPRSLLAKYRAEIRGLIVTDPAQPATVNLATTLAGLRDAVAVSPEQLPALTAAPYRLEVLEDLRGRFTDELAAYRWAVDELWPRTSHRLLVGLDPTIGAYLRDYAVATRALVLWIHPDQADSRALGDQVMSQMAPGSPYLGWWPAGVGGESDGTELTSQHGLVVLAADWSQNLTVFGGVPAGLSARQPALPTPRLENRIYVTFTMTEGDNLQYGQHRMRKIWDDPARGSVPINWTTNPLLADAAPAFLSYYQRTGTAWDYLMAGPSGAGYAYPTPWPDDSFPVYSQLSARYMRRTGLDSAVILNRVSGADVPLPDAKALQYLADIRPLGLLQHWTDYTRTTALEGRVPLSVSRLTSSVQEAKDAIAQESAGWDGSAPLFLSIGTLAWNLVPADVATIAGSLDTRYRVVRGDQYFRLARRALGLPPA from the coding sequence GTGGTCGATCTGACCACCGCGAGCACCGCCGATCAGCTGCTGTTCGCGACGCTGCAGGGGGTGGTGAACCGCGCTCGGCCCCGGATCGCCCTGCTGCGGCCCGCCGACGAGGGGGAGACCACCTGGCTGGACGGCATCGGCGTGCCCAGCCGCACGGTCGGCGACCCACGGTCACTGCTGGCGAAGTACCGCGCGGAGATCCGCGGCCTCATCGTGACCGATCCGGCCCAGCCGGCCACCGTCAACCTGGCCACCACCCTGGCCGGGCTGCGCGACGCGGTGGCGGTCTCGCCGGAACAGCTCCCGGCACTGACCGCCGCGCCCTACCGGCTGGAGGTACTGGAGGACCTGCGTGGCCGCTTCACCGACGAACTGGCCGCCTACCGCTGGGCGGTGGACGAGCTGTGGCCGCGGACCAGCCACCGCCTGCTGGTCGGGCTCGACCCCACCATCGGGGCCTACCTCCGCGACTACGCGGTGGCCACCAGAGCCCTGGTGCTCTGGATCCACCCCGACCAGGCGGACTCCCGGGCGCTGGGCGACCAGGTGATGTCGCAGATGGCGCCCGGCTCCCCGTACCTCGGATGGTGGCCGGCGGGGGTCGGCGGCGAGAGCGACGGCACCGAACTCACGTCGCAGCACGGGCTCGTGGTGCTGGCCGCGGACTGGTCGCAGAACCTCACCGTCTTCGGGGGAGTGCCGGCCGGGCTCTCGGCACGGCAGCCCGCCCTGCCGACCCCGCGCCTGGAGAACCGGATCTACGTCACCTTCACCATGACCGAGGGCGACAACCTCCAGTACGGCCAGCACCGGATGCGGAAGATCTGGGACGACCCGGCGCGCGGCAGCGTGCCGATCAACTGGACCACCAACCCGCTGCTCGCCGACGCCGCTCCGGCTTTCCTCTCCTACTACCAGCGCACCGGCACCGCCTGGGACTACCTGATGGCCGGCCCCTCGGGCGCCGGCTACGCGTACCCGACGCCCTGGCCGGACGACAGCTTCCCGGTCTACTCGCAGCTCTCCGCCCGCTATATGCGCCGCACCGGGCTGGACAGCGCGGTGATCCTCAACCGGGTCTCCGGGGCGGACGTCCCGCTGCCCGACGCCAAGGCGCTCCAGTACCTGGCCGACATCCGGCCGCTGGGGCTCCTCCAGCACTGGACCGACTACACCCGGACCACCGCGCTGGAGGGCCGGGTGCCGCTGTCGGTCAGCCGGCTCACCAGCTCGGTGCAGGAGGCGAAGGACGCGATAGCGCAGGAGTCCGCCGGGTGGGACGGATCCGCCCCGCTCTTCCTGTCCATCGGAACCCTGGCCTGGAACCTGGTGCCGGCCGACGTCGCGACGATCGCCGGCTCGCTGGACACCCGGTACCGGGTGGTCCGCGGCGACCAGTACTTCCGGCTGGCACGCCGGGCGCTGGGCCTCCCGCCGGCCTGA
- a CDS encoding TraR/DksA family transcriptional regulator: MAAFPGEGEGKGEGGVSASAAAAARVRALLAAERESTGERIRALQREYEGIVEANALVATDDEHDPEGSSTAFERAHVASLLAEAREHLADLDLALERVEREDYGRCEVCGEPIPAARLEVRPTARTCVPCAEAARRR, from the coding sequence ATGGCTGCGTTCCCGGGCGAGGGCGAGGGCAAGGGCGAGGGCGGCGTCTCCGCTTCGGCGGCGGCGGCCGCGCGCGTCCGTGCGCTGCTGGCGGCCGAGCGGGAGAGTACGGGCGAGCGCATCCGCGCCCTCCAGCGCGAGTACGAGGGAATCGTCGAGGCCAACGCCCTGGTCGCGACGGACGACGAGCACGACCCCGAGGGGTCGAGCACCGCCTTCGAGCGCGCCCATGTCGCCTCCCTGCTGGCCGAGGCGCGCGAACACCTGGCGGACCTGGATCTGGCGCTGGAACGGGTGGAGCGCGAGGACTACGGCCGCTGCGAGGTGTGCGGCGAACCGATCCCGGCGGCTCGCCTTGAGGTGCGCCCGACGGCTCGCACCTGCGTACCGTGCGCCGAGGCCGCGCGACGGCGCTGA
- a CDS encoding YceI family protein, translated as MGIFGRKNQTTATASTPAAAGPDLSALTGDYTVDPSHTTLGFVARHAMVTNVKGSFTDFTGTLHLDGTDPSKSTASFDVQMASIETGSPDRDGHLKSADFFKIDEFPTMTFRSTSAESLGGEDYRITGDLSILGTTKPISIDLEYSGAAKDPFGNERVGFEGTATINRSEWGLSWNAALETGGVLVSDKIKLTFDISAIRNA; from the coding sequence ATGGGCATCTTCGGTCGCAAGAACCAGACCACCGCCACCGCGAGCACCCCCGCCGCAGCCGGCCCCGACCTGTCCGCGCTGACCGGCGACTACACGGTCGACCCGAGCCACACCACGCTGGGCTTCGTCGCGCGGCACGCCATGGTCACCAACGTGAAGGGCAGCTTCACGGACTTCACCGGCACGCTGCACCTGGACGGCACCGACCCGTCCAAGTCCACCGCCTCCTTCGACGTGCAGATGGCGAGCATCGAGACCGGCAGTCCGGACCGTGACGGCCACCTCAAGAGCGCCGACTTCTTCAAGATCGACGAGTTCCCCACCATGACCTTCCGCTCCACCTCCGCCGAATCCCTCGGCGGGGAGGACTACCGGATCACCGGCGACCTCTCGATCCTCGGCACCACCAAGCCGATCAGCATCGACCTGGAGTACAGCGGCGCGGCCAAGGACCCGTTCGGCAACGAGCGCGTCGGCTTCGAGGGCACGGCCACCATCAACCGTTCCGAGTGGGGCCTCAGCTGGAACGCGGCGCTGGAGACCGGCGGCGTCCTGGTCTCCGACAAGATCAAGCTCACCTTCGACATCTCGGCGATCAGGAACGCCTGA
- a CDS encoding chitosanase translates to MRSPTGLALGAAAVAGCAALAAALPAPAHAAGAAPRASVWQAAGPTLDDDQRYAIDEITNVFENGDLTSGFADIQDYHDGCGYTAGYIGFCTQTQDDVRLVTSYDKLVPNNPLAKYLPALRKLADAGSDAHTGLGGFPAAWKSAAENPKFIQAQFDQAHLYYLAPALAEADKVGLKTALGAADFFDTAVEMGPDGAPDSPDGLLVLVAETDRKAGGSPASGVNEKTWLADFQQVRIAHLKNPKTPGRKSDWPDSVDRVEALQQMAAAGEYGLPLPLRVGGDFDTTIPVRGPGDPV, encoded by the coding sequence ATGCGATCACCCACGGGACTCGCCCTGGGCGCCGCCGCGGTGGCCGGCTGCGCCGCATTAGCCGCCGCCCTCCCGGCGCCGGCGCACGCCGCCGGCGCCGCGCCCCGCGCAAGCGTCTGGCAGGCCGCCGGCCCCACCCTCGACGACGACCAGCGCTACGCGATCGACGAGATCACCAACGTCTTCGAGAACGGCGACCTCACCTCCGGCTTCGCCGACATCCAGGACTACCACGACGGCTGCGGGTACACCGCCGGCTACATCGGCTTCTGCACCCAGACCCAGGACGACGTCCGGCTGGTCACCTCCTACGACAAGCTCGTCCCGAACAATCCGCTGGCCAAGTACCTCCCCGCACTCAGGAAGCTGGCCGACGCCGGCTCCGACGCCCACACCGGGCTCGGCGGCTTTCCCGCCGCCTGGAAGAGTGCGGCCGAGAACCCGAAGTTCATCCAGGCCCAGTTCGACCAGGCACACCTTTACTACCTCGCCCCGGCACTGGCCGAGGCGGACAAGGTCGGGCTGAAGACCGCACTGGGCGCTGCCGACTTCTTCGACACCGCGGTGGAGATGGGCCCGGACGGCGCCCCGGACAGCCCGGACGGCCTGCTGGTGCTGGTCGCCGAGACCGACCGGAAGGCGGGCGGCAGCCCGGCCTCCGGGGTGAACGAGAAGACCTGGCTCGCCGACTTCCAGCAGGTGCGGATCGCCCACCTGAAGAACCCGAAGACCCCGGGCCGGAAGTCGGACTGGCCGGACTCGGTGGACCGGGTGGAGGCGCTCCAGCAGATGGCCGCGGCGGGCGAGTACGGCCTGCCGCTGCCGCTGAGGGTGGGCGGGGACTTCGACACCACCATCCCCGTTCGCGGCCCCGGCGATCCGGTCTGA
- a CDS encoding MBL fold metallo-hydrolase produces the protein MEIVELLPELHLLRFEVVQAYLWRDADGLTLIDSGVAGAGPAVADAIRSVGAKLGDLRRVVLTHFHEDHAGGAAEIAAWGGVEVFAPRLDAGVIRGTSPAPSPVFTDAPDWERSLFESKRELPPAPPVAVDHEVGDRDVLPFGGGARVVAAPGHTPGSAAFHLPASGVLFLGDAAANVGGRTMVGVFNVDRSRALQSLRALSRLEAEVACFGHGEPILGSASAALRAAAASSNGG, from the coding sequence ATGGAGATCGTTGAGCTGTTGCCGGAGCTGCATCTGCTCCGCTTCGAGGTGGTGCAGGCGTATCTGTGGCGGGATGCGGATGGGCTCACGTTGATCGACTCTGGGGTCGCGGGGGCCGGCCCGGCAGTCGCCGACGCCATTCGGAGCGTCGGCGCGAAGCTCGGGGACCTGCGGCGTGTCGTCCTCACCCACTTTCATGAGGACCATGCCGGCGGTGCCGCCGAGATCGCCGCGTGGGGTGGGGTCGAGGTGTTCGCGCCGCGACTGGACGCGGGGGTGATCCGTGGGACGTCGCCGGCTCCGTCACCGGTCTTCACCGACGCTCCGGACTGGGAACGGTCCTTGTTCGAGAGCAAGCGGGAACTGCCCCCGGCGCCGCCGGTGGCAGTGGACCACGAGGTCGGTGACCGGGATGTGCTTCCCTTCGGAGGCGGGGCTCGGGTGGTGGCCGCGCCGGGGCACACGCCGGGCAGTGCCGCGTTTCATCTCCCCGCCTCCGGCGTGCTCTTCCTGGGCGACGCCGCGGCGAACGTGGGAGGCAGGACCATGGTCGGCGTGTTCAACGTGGACCGGTCCCGTGCGTTGCAGTCGTTGCGGGCCCTGAGCCGGCTGGAGGCGGAGGTCGCCTGCTTCGGACACGGTGAGCCGATCCTCGGATCGGCTTCGGCGGCTCTCCGTGCTGCGGCGGCTTCTTCGAACGGCGGTTGA
- a CDS encoding MarR family winged helix-turn-helix transcriptional regulator yields MPEFLDLHGRTTKAIRAAADAAIRRHGLRLGQDHLLAALWEEDGRTPGEIAAATNVTTPAVTKVSARMVEAGLITRRRDERDNRLVRLYLTDAGRALREPVETERRLLEETITAGLTAAERKHLMSALAKIHRSASELLDAEPS; encoded by the coding sequence GTGCCAGAATTCCTCGACCTGCACGGCAGGACGACGAAGGCGATCCGAGCGGCGGCCGACGCCGCGATACGACGTCATGGGCTGCGCCTTGGACAGGACCACCTGCTGGCAGCGCTCTGGGAAGAAGACGGCCGCACCCCCGGGGAGATCGCGGCCGCCACGAACGTCACGACACCCGCCGTCACCAAGGTCAGCGCCCGCATGGTCGAGGCCGGACTGATCACCCGGCGTCGCGACGAGCGGGACAACCGCCTCGTACGGCTCTACCTCACCGACGCCGGACGCGCACTGCGCGAACCGGTGGAGACCGAACGGCGACTGCTGGAGGAAACGATCACCGCAGGCCTCACCGCGGCCGAACGCAAACACCTCATGAGCGCGCTGGCAAAGATCCACCGGTCCGCCAGCGAGCTGCTGGACGCAGAGCCGAGCTGA
- a CDS encoding NAD(P)H-binding protein: protein MVTGATGHIGRELVRELDAKGARFRVLLRDRARAAGLPASAERVVGDLGEPATLTAALDGVQSLFLLVPGTGLEHTENVLAAAVAAGVRRIVYVSSYAVIGDPLPAMGRWHHERERLIRDCGIPATILRPTGFMTNAFDWLPTLRTEGYVLDPVGPGRAAPIDPADIAAVAALALTEDGHEGQVYLLTGGESFTVAEQVRILAEAIGREIEVRPVATPAEAVRFRYPDGAPPMLAEALVEGLTLMRQDTVGVRSDTVQHLLGREPKTFADWCARNAAAFPGTAA from the coding sequence CTGGTCACCGGTGCCACCGGGCACATCGGCCGCGAACTAGTCCGCGAACTGGACGCGAAGGGCGCACGCTTTCGCGTCCTGCTGCGTGACCGGGCACGTGCGGCCGGCCTGCCGGCGTCCGCAGAGCGTGTCGTCGGCGACTTGGGCGAGCCCGCGACGCTCACTGCCGCCCTCGACGGAGTCCAGAGCCTGTTCCTGCTGGTCCCGGGCACTGGTCTGGAGCACACGGAGAACGTCCTCGCCGCTGCTGTGGCAGCCGGGGTGCGGCGCATCGTGTATGTGTCCTCGTACGCCGTCATCGGCGACCCGCTCCCCGCAATGGGCCGCTGGCACCACGAACGGGAGCGGCTGATCCGCGACTGCGGCATTCCCGCCACCATCCTGCGGCCGACCGGCTTCATGACCAATGCCTTCGACTGGCTGCCCACCCTTCGCACCGAGGGCTATGTCCTTGACCCGGTCGGGCCCGGACGTGCGGCGCCGATCGACCCGGCCGACATCGCCGCCGTCGCCGCCCTCGCACTCACCGAGGACGGCCACGAAGGACAGGTGTACCTGCTGACCGGCGGCGAGAGCTTCACCGTCGCCGAGCAGGTCCGGATCCTGGCCGAGGCGATCGGCCGCGAGATAGAGGTACGGCCGGTGGCCACCCCGGCCGAGGCCGTTCGGTTCCGTTATCCCGACGGAGCACCGCCGATGCTGGCCGAGGCCCTGGTGGAGGGACTGACGCTGATGCGCCAGGACACCGTGGGAGTACGCAGCGACACCGTGCAGCACCTGCTGGGACGCGAACCGAAGACCTTCGCGGACTGGTGCGCACGCAACGCCGCCGCCTTTCCCGGGACCGCGGCCTGA
- a CDS encoding carboxymuconolactone decarboxylase family protein produces the protein MTARLNLLGDPDTTAAKAAARFGAASRTILQESTLPAATQKLVLLRASQINGDAYATDVWAKNAAAAGEDATRLSLVAAWRESTVFTDAERAALELAEQGTDIAYAAGGVSDEAWTDAVKHYDQGQLSDLVMLIALINATNRMSVIVRQRGGDYEPGHLG, from the coding sequence ATGACCGCTCGTTTGAATCTGCTCGGCGACCCGGACACGACCGCGGCCAAAGCCGCTGCCCGGTTCGGTGCGGCGAGCAGGACGATCCTTCAGGAGTCGACCCTGCCGGCGGCGACCCAGAAGCTGGTGCTGCTGCGCGCCAGCCAGATCAACGGCGACGCCTACGCCACCGACGTGTGGGCCAAGAACGCCGCGGCCGCCGGGGAGGACGCCACCCGCCTCAGCCTGGTCGCGGCCTGGCGCGAGTCCACGGTCTTCACCGACGCTGAGCGCGCCGCCCTGGAGCTCGCGGAGCAGGGCACTGACATCGCCTACGCCGCCGGCGGCGTCAGCGACGAGGCCTGGACGGACGCTGTCAAGCACTACGACCAGGGCCAACTCTCCGACCTGGTGATGCTCATCGCCCTGATCAACGCGACCAACAGGATGAGCGTCATCGTCCGGCAGCGCGGCGGTGACTACGAGCCCGGCCACCTCGGCTAG
- a CDS encoding RNA polymerase sigma-70 factor codes for MNEHGDRTTESEEPQGEGGRVDRATASFVAHRNLLFTVAYEMLGSAADAEDVLQETWMRWVKVDQDGVQDPRAYLVRVTTRQALMRLRALRRRRESYVGPWLPEPLLTAPDVAEDVELAEGVSMAMLLVMETLTPTERAVFVLRDVFGLDYDEIAEAVGKNAVAVRQIARRARNHVAARRPRAAVSQAQNRAALLAFRRAVETGDLQSLLDQLAPDVVFLSDGGGVVQAALEPIVGAAPVAALLTAGLGRIAGTVSVESAQVNGRPALIMRIGGQVEGVLAVRTEDALITGLYFVRNPEKLSHLERETALRR; via the coding sequence ATGAACGAGCACGGGGACCGCACCACGGAGAGCGAGGAGCCGCAGGGGGAAGGCGGTCGTGTCGACCGGGCGACCGCGTCGTTCGTCGCCCACCGGAACCTGCTGTTCACCGTCGCCTACGAGATGCTCGGTTCGGCCGCCGACGCCGAGGACGTCCTTCAGGAGACCTGGATGCGGTGGGTGAAGGTCGACCAGGACGGCGTGCAGGACCCGCGCGCGTATCTGGTCCGGGTCACCACCCGCCAGGCGCTGATGCGGCTGCGCGCCCTACGCCGGCGCAGGGAGTCCTATGTCGGCCCCTGGCTGCCCGAACCGCTGTTGACCGCGCCGGACGTGGCCGAGGACGTCGAGCTGGCCGAGGGCGTGTCGATGGCGATGCTGCTGGTGATGGAGACGCTGACGCCGACCGAGCGCGCGGTGTTCGTGCTGCGGGATGTGTTCGGTCTGGACTACGACGAGATCGCCGAGGCCGTCGGCAAGAACGCGGTCGCGGTCCGGCAGATCGCGCGCCGGGCCCGGAACCACGTCGCCGCGCGGCGGCCGCGCGCCGCCGTGTCCCAGGCCCAGAACCGCGCGGCGCTGCTGGCCTTCCGACGAGCGGTCGAAACGGGGGACCTGCAGAGTCTGCTCGATCAACTCGCCCCGGACGTGGTGTTCCTGAGCGACGGCGGCGGAGTCGTCCAGGCGGCCCTGGAGCCGATCGTGGGGGCCGCTCCGGTCGCTGCCTTGTTGACGGCGGGCCTGGGGAGGATCGCGGGCACCGTGTCGGTGGAGTCGGCGCAGGTCAACGGACGCCCAGCGCTGATCATGCGGATCGGCGGGCAGGTCGAGGGCGTCCTGGCGGTACGGACCGAGGACGCCCTGATCACCGGGCTGTATTTCGTGCGCAATCCCGAGAAGTTGTCGCACCTGGAGCGGGAGACCGCGCTGCGCCGTTGA
- a CDS encoding serine hydrolase domain-containing protein, with protein MPSQRTLLPRSAPADSGISSRAIAAMLDRLEARSGESHSLMVVHRGHVVAEGWWAPYSADRPHLLYSLTKSFASTAVGLAIGDGLLSLHDRVVDVLPDRVPADVSDQGRRITVHHLLSMTSGHPVDSLAEAWERQPDDLVKGFLSLPFAATEGTRHVYDNATTYILARMVERVTGRGLPEFLDARLFSPMGIDHAEWDRVGSGAAFGFHGLHLTTESVAAFGELLRRGGRWGDQQLVPRDWVESATRRHIDSEWILDGAEQADFSYGYGYQFWMSRHGYHGHGSYGQQCLVIPSHDLVVAATAQGESQDLFDAVWECLLPGVGHAASTEEDAILADRLRRLSLPPVRGSALPGRAVRATLDASVEGSALPDGTTVTVEPVDGGWLVRFGSLLGGGGGGDGDVDGHVEVGHGDWRECAPLGRPIVAAGAWQGGTYVADLYVITTPHRVRLVVDAEAGTATATWSTPPLTGPSLELHLRSPLMTRPDVA; from the coding sequence ATGCCGTCTCAGCGCACCCTGCTTCCCCGTTCGGCGCCCGCAGACTCGGGGATCTCGTCCCGTGCGATCGCCGCGATGCTGGACAGGCTCGAGGCGCGATCGGGCGAAAGCCACTCCCTGATGGTCGTCCACCGCGGTCATGTGGTGGCCGAAGGCTGGTGGGCGCCCTACTCGGCCGACCGCCCGCACCTCCTCTACTCGCTGACCAAGTCGTTCGCCTCGACCGCCGTGGGGCTCGCGATCGGCGACGGGCTGCTCTCGCTGCACGACCGCGTGGTGGACGTGCTGCCCGACCGCGTCCCGGCCGACGTCTCGGACCAGGGACGCCGGATCACCGTTCACCACCTGTTGTCCATGACCTCCGGGCACCCCGTCGACAGCCTCGCCGAGGCCTGGGAGCGGCAGCCCGATGACCTGGTGAAGGGGTTCCTGAGCCTGCCGTTCGCCGCCACCGAGGGGACCCGGCACGTCTACGACAACGCGACCACCTACATCCTGGCCCGCATGGTGGAGCGTGTGACGGGCCGCGGTCTACCGGAGTTCCTCGACGCGCGTCTGTTCTCGCCGATGGGCATCGACCATGCCGAGTGGGACCGGGTGGGCAGTGGCGCCGCCTTCGGATTCCACGGACTGCACCTGACGACCGAGTCCGTCGCCGCCTTCGGCGAGCTGCTGCGGCGCGGAGGCCGGTGGGGCGACCAACAGCTCGTCCCTCGCGATTGGGTGGAGTCGGCGACCCGTCGGCACATCGACAGCGAGTGGATCCTGGACGGAGCGGAGCAGGCGGACTTCTCCTACGGCTACGGCTACCAGTTCTGGATGTCGCGTCACGGCTACCACGGCCATGGCTCCTATGGGCAGCAGTGCCTGGTGATCCCCTCCCACGACCTCGTCGTCGCGGCCACCGCCCAGGGAGAGTCCCAAGACCTGTTCGACGCTGTGTGGGAGTGCCTGCTGCCCGGCGTGGGCCACGCGGCGAGCACTGAGGAGGACGCGATCCTCGCCGACCGACTGCGGCGGCTGTCGCTGCCGCCGGTGCGGGGTTCAGCCCTCCCGGGGCGTGCGGTCAGGGCGACACTCGACGCCTCGGTCGAGGGGTCGGCCCTGCCGGACGGCACGACGGTCACCGTCGAACCCGTCGACGGCGGATGGCTCGTGCGCTTCGGGTCGCTCCTCGGTGGCGGTGGCGGTGGCGATGGCGATGTCGATGGCCATGTCGAGGTCGGCCACGGCGACTGGCGGGAGTGCGCCCCGCTGGGCCGGCCGATCGTCGCGGCCGGAGCCTGGCAGGGCGGCACCTACGTCGCCGATCTCTACGTCATCACCACCCCGCACCGCGTGCGGCTGGTCGTCGACGCCGAGGCCGGAACGGCGACGGCGACCTGGAGCACCCCGCCGCTGACCGGTCCCAGCCTGGAACTGCATCTGCGGTCGCCGCTGATGACGCGACCTGACGTTGCGTAG
- a CDS encoding winged helix-turn-helix transcriptional regulator gives MGTTDNLRFYGGADAYLAACPSRQILDVLANKWTMLVMGALSGGPMRFGELRRRLDGITQKMLTQTLRILERHGLVVRTVYPTIPPKVEYAATGLGEGVTALMHAIRAWSEENIDAVLDARDAYDARAAQEVQPVTA, from the coding sequence ATGGGTACTACTGACAACCTGCGCTTCTACGGCGGCGCGGATGCCTATCTCGCTGCCTGCCCCTCGCGCCAGATCCTGGACGTCCTCGCCAACAAGTGGACCATGCTGGTCATGGGCGCACTGTCCGGCGGCCCGATGCGCTTCGGCGAGCTGCGGCGGCGCCTCGACGGCATCACACAGAAGATGCTCACCCAGACCCTCCGCATCCTGGAGCGGCACGGGCTCGTCGTCCGCACCGTCTACCCGACCATTCCGCCAAAGGTCGAGTACGCGGCCACCGGGCTGGGCGAGGGCGTCACTGCGCTGATGCATGCGATCCGGGCCTGGTCCGAGGAGAACATCGATGCCGTGCTGGACGCCCGAGACGCCTATGACGCGCGGGCGGCCCAGGAGGTACAGCCCGTCACCGCCTGA
- a CDS encoding NADP-dependent oxidoreductase → MRAITQKTFGGPEVLELVDDVPKPAPGPTQVLVRVRATSVNPVELFVRSGAFPLLGEPPFVLGWDVSGVVEQVDPGVHRFEVGDEVYGMPYFPAAAGANAEYLVAPARQLARKPAGISHEEAAALPLVGLTAWHALVEIAQLRPGQRVLIHGAGGGLGHVAVQLAKHLGAEVIGTASAAKHDFLRELGADQLVDYRTQDYAEVLRDTPVDVVLETLGGGNAEPSFGVLRQGGTLVTAVERLSTTLPELAKRSGVRFAAVGVEPDPAGLEALTQLVEAGRLRVHLQQVFPLERLSRAHEVLAAGGVQGKLAITV, encoded by the coding sequence ATGCGTGCGATCACCCAGAAGACCTTCGGTGGCCCCGAGGTGCTGGAACTCGTCGACGACGTGCCCAAGCCGGCACCCGGACCGACGCAGGTGCTGGTCCGGGTGAGAGCGACCAGCGTCAACCCCGTGGAACTGTTCGTCCGCTCCGGCGCCTTCCCGCTGCTGGGCGAGCCGCCCTTCGTCCTGGGCTGGGACGTCTCGGGGGTGGTAGAGCAGGTCGATCCGGGTGTGCACCGGTTCGAGGTCGGCGACGAGGTCTACGGGATGCCGTACTTCCCGGCCGCGGCCGGAGCGAACGCCGAGTACCTGGTGGCCCCCGCACGGCAGTTGGCTCGCAAGCCCGCAGGAATCAGCCACGAGGAGGCCGCGGCACTGCCACTGGTCGGCCTGACCGCCTGGCATGCACTGGTGGAGATCGCGCAGCTGCGGCCGGGGCAACGGGTACTGATCCACGGTGCGGGCGGCGGGCTCGGACACGTCGCGGTACAGCTGGCCAAGCACCTCGGCGCAGAAGTGATCGGCACGGCGAGCGCGGCCAAGCACGACTTCCTGCGCGAGTTGGGCGCGGACCAGCTGGTCGACTACCGGACCCAGGACTACGCCGAGGTACTCCGGGACACCCCGGTTGACGTGGTGCTGGAAACCCTTGGCGGCGGGAACGCCGAGCCTTCCTTCGGCGTGCTGCGACAGGGCGGCACGCTGGTGACGGCGGTGGAGCGGCTCAGTACCACCCTGCCGGAGCTGGCGAAGCGGTCCGGCGTGCGCTTCGCGGCGGTGGGCGTGGAGCCGGACCCGGCCGGCCTGGAGGCACTGACCCAGCTGGTCGAGGCGGGGAGACTTCGGGTGCACCTGCAGCAGGTGTTCCCGCTGGAAAGGCTGTCCAGGGCACACGAGGTGCTGGCCGCCGGCGGCGTGCAGGGCAAGCTGGCGATCACCGTCTGA
- a CDS encoding winged helix-turn-helix transcriptional regulator, translating into MASESRTYGHFCLLARALEQVGDRWSLLVVRDLLSGRKRFTDLADRLGGITPKVLTRRLRDLQEADIVRADRISGRREVWYELTEAGEELRPVLDALAGWSLRHAWRPPQPGEPLHIEHLLGACVQAIRQGAEHTGAEHTGADREPVGWRFDFGSHGAYLIHGVPEDLRLTAEPPAASGAARISAAGAAAPAVDVTVSGPAGAWAAFATEPSESRAAELGFTLTGTSAARARFLHLLGLFPRSLPPRESAEPLRKQERAEQPSRADHTSGPGWAGGG; encoded by the coding sequence ATGGCGAGCGAGAGTCGTACGTACGGCCATTTCTGTCTACTGGCCCGGGCTTTGGAGCAGGTGGGCGACAGATGGTCGCTGCTGGTGGTGCGGGATCTCCTCAGTGGACGGAAGCGGTTCACCGACCTCGCCGACCGGCTGGGCGGGATCACGCCAAAGGTGCTGACCCGGCGCCTGCGTGACCTGCAGGAGGCGGACATCGTGCGCGCCGACCGGATCAGCGGGCGCCGTGAGGTGTGGTACGAACTCACCGAAGCGGGGGAGGAGTTGCGCCCGGTGCTGGACGCTCTGGCCGGCTGGAGCCTGCGCCACGCCTGGCGGCCCCCGCAGCCCGGCGAGCCGTTGCACATCGAGCACCTCCTCGGGGCCTGCGTGCAGGCGATCAGACAGGGCGCCGAGCACACCGGCGCCGAGCACACCGGCGCCGACCGCGAGCCGGTCGGCTGGCGGTTCGACTTCGGATCGCACGGCGCCTACCTGATCCACGGCGTACCGGAGGACCTACGCCTCACCGCGGAGCCACCAGCCGCGAGCGGAGCCGCCCGCATCAGCGCGGCCGGCGCGGCGGCACCTGCGGTCGACGTCACGGTGAGCGGGCCGGCCGGCGCCTGGGCCGCCTTCGCGACTGAGCCGAGCGAATCCCGCGCGGCCGAACTAGGCTTCACTCTCACCGGGACCTCCGCCGCGCGCGCCCGCTTCCTCCATCTGCTCGGCCTCTTCCCCCGGTCGCTCCCCCCGCGCGAGTCGGCCGAGCCACTCCGGAAACAGGAACGGGCAGAGCAGCCCAGCCGCGCTGACCACACGTCCGGCCCCGGTTGGGCGGGCGGCGGCTGA